The sequence below is a genomic window from Prochlorococcus marinus CUG1438.
GATGATCAAAAAGAAAAATTTCAATATGAAGATGGTTTTCAATTAAAAGAATCTACTCAGTTTGAGATTACTGAAGACTTACCAAATACCCCTGAATATTATCCATCTCATAATTATGAGAGATTCGTATCACTTGATTTAGATAATAACCACGATAATAATTATTCATCTAATAACAATTTTTTTGAAAATTTAGGAGTTAAGAAACAATTTATTTCCTCCTTAATTGAATTAATAGGAGAAGAAAAGGTGGAAAAAATAAGACATCAAGAAAAAGAAAATATCAATCAAATGGATAATTTAGCAAAAAATCAGATTCTTAATAGTTTTGATTTAATAGATAATTCATTGGAAAATTTACTATTGAATCTTTCTTACAACATTAACCAAGAATTATTCAAGGCAAATCTCATAAAAAAGATGATATCTAAGGACTCCTTTGATTACTTAGTGGGCAAAAATTTTATGATAAAACATCCATATCCTTTTGTTATTAATTTCGAATTAAACTTAAATCAGACATCATTAATCGGCAATGATTTTCCAAGCATTATTTTCTTCAATATATCCACTGTTGAGTTAGAGTTTAATAATCTAAATCTTTCTATTCAAAGGAAAAAAATAAATGAGCTAAAATATCAATTTCAGCGTTTGATTAAAAAAGAGAAATATTGGAGGCAAAAAGAAATAACTTTGAATAAAATACGATGAAAAAATAACTCTTTTTTCAGATGTGACTATTAGCGGGAATAATAATAATTTAATAAAAAACTGGATAAGACTACTTCAAAAGTCTCTAACTATTGAGACTGAAAACAAATTTATTAATACCTTAGGAAGAGAAAAATATTTTAATGATTATTTGCATGAATCATTAAAAAAACTAGATAATCTAAATCTCTCAGACGAATATTTAATGATATTTTATGAATTTTCTAAAAAATATAATGGATATAATAAATTAGATGTAAATCAAAGAAAACGATTAATTATAGATACAAGAAAAAATCTTTATAAATTAGGAAAAACTCTAGAAATAGAAAGTTCTTATAATATTTCCAGCAATGTTTTTCTGAATAAAGCAGATTCAAGTTTGTCTTTTGATTCAGATATTTCATTAATAAAAAATGTAGGAAAAGTTTATAAAAATAAGCTTAATGAATTAGGGATATTTCATATAAAGGATCTAATTAATTATTTCCCACGAACATATCTAGACTATACGAATAGAGTCAAGATAATAAATTTAAAACCAGAAAATTTATATACGTGCATCGCTAACGTTAAAAGATTTTATATTCATAAGAGTAAAAAAAATAGTAATTTATCAATAATGAATATTGTAGTTTCTGATGAAACGTCTTCAATAAAGGTTACAAAATTTTTTTTAGGAAGAAGATTTAGATCTTACTCCTTCTTCACATCTCAAAAATCTTTGTATACTTTTGGAACCAAATTAGCAATTTCCGGTAAGGTTAAATTGACAGATTATGGCAAAACTTTTGTAGATCCGCAGATTGAAATTCTTAAGGATAACAATGATAATTTTAATTTCTCAGGCAAAATATTACCCTTGTATTCATTAGGTGAAGCTTTATCAAATATGAGTTTTATAAAACTTATGAAAAAGGTACTAATTTATGCAAAGCAATATCCAGAAATTTTAAATAAGAAGCAACTTGATTCATTATCTTTATTATCAAAAGGAGAGTCGTTGATTAATATTCATTTTCCTCCAACTCAACAGGCACTTATTGAGTCAAAGAAACGTTTGGTTTTTGATGAGTTATTCCTACTTCAAATAAAGTTCCTACTTAGAAAAAGAAAGACGAATATGAATGTAATTTCCCAACAATTACCTCAAAAGAAATCTTTATTAAAAGAATTTTTAAATAATTTTCCTTTTGAATTAACGAAATCTCAACAAAATGTTTTAAATGAAATTAAGAAAGATTTATCTAATCCCGTGCCAATGTCTAGATTGCTTCAGGGAGATGTGGGAAGCGGTAAAACCATAATTGCAATAGCGTCTCTTTTACTTGTTATTGAAAAAAACCTGCAAGGTGCATTTATGGTGCCAACTGAGGTATTGGCAGAACAGCATTATAAAAATTTATTAAAATATTTGAATCCCCTTTTAGTTTCTGTTGAACTACTTACTGGCAATACTCCTCAAAAAAAGAGAAAAGAAATCTTCTCTAATTTGAAAAATGGATTAGTTGATATCATCGTAGGCACACATGCATTATTTGAGGATAAAGTCATCTTTAATGCATTAGGTATGGTCGTAATTGATGAACAACATAGATTTGGAGTAACTCAAAGAAATAGATTACTAAATAAAGGAGAAAATACTAACTTGTTATCAATGACAGCAACACCAATTCCAAGAACTCTTGCGCTTTCTATTTATGGTGATTTAGATGTGAGTCAAATTACAGAACTCCCCCCTGGGAGAGTTCCAATAACAACAAAAATAATTTCAGAAGATGATTTAACTAACCTGTTCAAGATTGTTGAAGATGAGATCAATAAGGGAAAGCAAGCTTATGTGATTCTGCCACTTATAGAAGATTCAGAAAAAATGAATTTAAGCTCAGCAAAGAAAATATTCAAACATTTATCAGAAAAGGTCTTTTTTAACAAAAAAGTTGGATTATTACATGGCAAATTAAGTTCACAAGAAAAGAATGAAGTAATTAATTCTTTTTTAAAGAATGAAATTAATATATTGGTTTCAACCACAGTAATTGAGGTTGGCATTGATGTGCCTAACGCCACAATTATGATTATTTATAATTCGGACAGATTTGGATTGTCCCAGCTACATCAATTAAGAGGCAGAGTTGGTAGAGGATCAACAAAATCTTTTTGTTATCTCGTAACCCCCGATAAAAATGGTTTAGAAAATAAAAGACTTTGTGTTTTGCAAAAATCTAATGATGGCTTTTATATTGCTGAAAAAGACTTGGAGCTTAGAGGACCAGGCCAGATTTTAGGATATAGACAATCCGGATTGCCTGATTTTGTGCTGGACAATTTACCTAACAATAAATTTCTTATTGATAAGGCTCGTGAAGAGGCTATTAAGATTGTTAGTGATGATCCTGATTTTAAAGAAAATATTGTTTTAAAGAATATACTTATTGATAATTCTGATAATAAATTCATTCATGATTTCTTAAATTGAAAAATATCATTGTAATTTTTGATATTTATGCGACTATAAATCAATTGCAAATTTCAATTGAAAATTTGGAATAAAATACCAATTAAGGATAATGGAGATAAATTGATAGCTATTCCTAGCTACCTAAAGTTTTTAGATCCACACCCTTACTCTCATTTAGGAGCACCTTACAAAGATAAAACTTCTATTTGGAAATTAAGAGAGGAGGTTGTAAATAGATTATTAAAAGTAAATGATTATTTTATATCAAAGAGTAGTTT
It includes:
- a CDS encoding adenylate cyclase; the protein is MKVSKKIRWTLLKRSHQCKQTSHLNDLNNFNNYIDIDKINSQLDRANIQKRILIRNIYSEYELYLNLVRDQLFISAEKGLNQIYSYPTINDNFLNENEFYTLFEKKISKLISTNLPFFTLEQLKINEIEKNIDKEINFTIFESYTKIKDDQKEKFQYEDGFQLKESTQFEITEDLPNTPEYYPSHNYERFVSLDLDNNHDNNYSSNNNFFENLGVKKQFISSLIELIGEEKVEKIRHQEKENINQMDNLAKNQILNSFDLIDNSLENLLLNLSYNINQELFKANLIKKMISKDSFDYLVGKNFMIKHPYPFVINFELNLNQTSLIGNDFPSIIFFNISTVELEFNNLNLSIQRKKINELKYQFQRLIKKEKYWRQKEITLNKIR
- the recG gene encoding ATP-dependent DNA helicase RecG; translation: MTISGNNNNLIKNWIRLLQKSLTIETENKFINTLGREKYFNDYLHESLKKLDNLNLSDEYLMIFYEFSKKYNGYNKLDVNQRKRLIIDTRKNLYKLGKTLEIESSYNISSNVFLNKADSSLSFDSDISLIKNVGKVYKNKLNELGIFHIKDLINYFPRTYLDYTNRVKIINLKPENLYTCIANVKRFYIHKSKKNSNLSIMNIVVSDETSSIKVTKFFLGRRFRSYSFFTSQKSLYTFGTKLAISGKVKLTDYGKTFVDPQIEILKDNNDNFNFSGKILPLYSLGEALSNMSFIKLMKKVLIYAKQYPEILNKKQLDSLSLLSKGESLINIHFPPTQQALIESKKRLVFDELFLLQIKFLLRKRKTNMNVISQQLPQKKSLLKEFLNNFPFELTKSQQNVLNEIKKDLSNPVPMSRLLQGDVGSGKTIIAIASLLLVIEKNLQGAFMVPTEVLAEQHYKNLLKYLNPLLVSVELLTGNTPQKKRKEIFSNLKNGLVDIIVGTHALFEDKVIFNALGMVVIDEQHRFGVTQRNRLLNKGENTNLLSMTATPIPRTLALSIYGDLDVSQITELPPGRVPITTKIISEDDLTNLFKIVEDEINKGKQAYVILPLIEDSEKMNLSSAKKIFKHLSEKVFFNKKVGLLHGKLSSQEKNEVINSFLKNEINILVSTTVIEVGIDVPNATIMIIYNSDRFGLSQLHQLRGRVGRGSTKSFCYLVTPDKNGLENKRLCVLQKSNDGFYIAEKDLELRGPGQILGYRQSGLPDFVLDNLPNNKFLIDKAREEAIKIVSDDPDFKENIVLKNILIDNSDNKFIHDFLN